A genomic window from Enoplosus armatus isolate fEnoArm2 chromosome 20, fEnoArm2.hap1, whole genome shotgun sequence includes:
- the cpxm2 gene encoding inactive carboxypeptidase-like protein X2 has protein sequence MTRQRLSLVTPLALLGLLLGLADLSRGSPGEDEDYYMQELLTRDQYNQVQMLEKPVASILDRHEHPSQNPAKKGPKGKAADKTSADARSVKTANKKAEKNKKSSLKTPNSISEGERQYNSIKEECPPMGLETLKIDDFQLHASTTKRYGLGAHRGRLNIQAGLYEDDLYDGAWCAGRDDPLQWFEVDARRLTKFTGVITQGRSSLWSSDWVTSYKVMVSNDSHTWITLKNGSEDLIFIGNREKEIPVRNIFPAPVVARYIRVNPRSWFNSGSICMRVEILGCPMPDPNNYYHRRNEVITTDDLDFRHHSYKEMRQLMKVVNELCPNVTRIYNIGKSYSGLKLYAIEISDNPGEHEVGEPEFRYTAGSHGNEVLGRELLLLLMQFMCLEYLSGNQRIRHLVEETRIHLLPSVNPDGYEKAFEVGSELSGWSLGRWSNDGIDIHHNFPDLNSILWEAEAKKWIPRKMFNHHVPIPEWYQSKNASVAVETRALIAWMEKMPFVLGGNLQGGELVVTFPYDKTRAQGVTREHTPTPDDHVFRWLAFSYASTHRLMTDANQRVCHTEDFAKEDGTINGASWHTAAGSMNDFSYLHTNCFELSMYVGCDKFPHESELPEEWENNRESLLVFMEQVHRGIKGVVRDVQGRGVANAIISVEGISHDIRTAADGDYWRLLNPGEYRVTARAEGYSLTSKKCEVGYEMGATRCDFIIGRTNLSRIKEIMEKFNKQPIRLPVRQLQARRSRERRLGT, from the exons ATGACAAGACAGCGCCTCAGCCTCGTTACCCCCCTGGCTCTGCTGGGACTCCTCTTGGGGCTTGCAGACCTCAGCCGTGGCTCTCCCGGTGAGGATGAGGATTACTACATGCAGGAGCTACTGACAAGAGATCAGTACAACCAGGTCCAAATGCTGGAGAAGCCTGTGGCCTCGATACTTGACAGGCATGAGCACCCCAGCCAAAACCCTGCCAAGAAAGGGCCCAAGGGAAAGGCAGCAGATAAAACCTCAGCTGATGCAAGATCAG tgaaaACAGCCAACAAAAAGGctgagaagaacaagaagagcTCCCTGAAAACGCCAAACAGCATCTCAGAAGGAGAACGACAATACAACTCGATAAAAGAGG AATGCCCTCCCATGGGACTGGAGACGTTGAAGATTGATGATTTCCAGCTCCACGCTTCAACTACGAAACGCTACGGCCTTGGTGCACATAGAGGTCGTCTTAACATTCAG GCTGGCCTTTATGAAGATGACCTCTATGACGGGGCCTGGTGCGCAGGGAGAGATGACCCGCTGCAGTGGTTCGAGGTGGATGCCAGGAGGCTGACAAAGTTCACAGGGGTCATCACACAAGGCAGGAGCTCCCTCTGGTC GAGTGACTGGGTGACCTCATACAAGGTCATGGTAAGCAATGACAGTCACACCTGGATAACACTGAAGAACGGCTCGGAGGACTTG ATCTTCATTGGCAACAGGGAAAAGGAGATTCCGGTCCGGAACATCTTCCCAGCGCCAGTGGTTGCCCGATACATTCGAGTCAACCCTCGCTCCTGGTTTAACAGCGGCAGTATCTGTATGAGAGTGGAGATCCTTGGCTGTCCTATGCCAG ATCCAAATAATTATTACCACAGACGCAATGAAGTCATAACAACAGACGACTTGGACTTCAGACACCACAGCTACAAAGAAATGAGGCAG CTTATGAAGGTGGTTAACGAATTGTGCCCCAACGTCACCCGGATCTATAACATAGGAAAGAGCTACAGTGGCCTCAAGCTGTATGCCATAGAGATTTCTGACAACCCAGGAGAGCATGAAGTTG GTGAACCAGAATTTCGTTACACAGCAGGTTCCCATGGTAACGAGGTGCTGGGACGagagctgctcctcctgctgatGCAGTTCATGTGCTTGGAGTATTTGTCTGGCAACCAGCGGATACGTCACCTGGTGGAAGAGACCAGAATCCATCTATTGCCATCTGTCAACCCTGATGGGTACGAGAAAGCCTTTGAAGTG GGTTCAGAACTCAGCGGCTGGTCTCTGGGTCGATGGAGCAACGATGGAATAGACATTCACCATAACTTCCCCGATCTCAACTCCATACTGTGGGAGGCCGAGGCCAAGAAGTGGATTCCTCGCAAAATGTTCAACCACCATGTGCCCATCCCAGAGTGGTACCAGTCCAAAAACGCCTCT GTTGCCGTGGAGACACGGGCTCTGATAGCATGGATGGAGAAGATGCCCTTTGTGCTGGGTGGTAACCTCCAGGGAGGGGAGCTGGTGGTGACCTTCCCGTACGACAAAACTCGCGCCCAAGGGGTGACCAGGGAGCACACCCCCACCCCGGATGACCACGTCTTCCGCTGGCTGGCCTTCTCCTATGCGTCCACCCACCGCCTGATGACTGACGCCAACCAAAGGGTCTGCCACACAGAAGATTTTGCCAAGGAAGACGGCACCATCAATGGAGCGTCTTGGCATACTGCGGCTGGCA GTATGAATGATTTCAGCTATCTGCACACCAACTGCTTTGAGTTGTCGATGTATGTGGGTTGTGACAAATTCCCTCATGAGAGCGAACTGCCTGAGGAGTGGGAGAACAATCGCGAGTCTCTTCTTGTCTTCATGGAGCAG GTGCATCGTGGGATCAAAGGTGTGGTGAGGGACGTGCAGGGTCGTGGAGTAGCTAATGCCATCATCTCTGTGGAGGGCATCAGCCATGATATTCGCACAG ctgctgatgGTGATTACTGGCGCTTGCTGAACCCCGGAGAGTACAGAGTAACAGCCAGGGCTGAGGGCTACAGCCTCACCAGTAAGAAGTGCGAGGTGGGCTACGAGATGGGCGCCACCAGGTGCGACTTCATCATCGGCCGCACCAACCTGTCACGAATCAAAGAAATAATGGAAAAATTCAACAAGCAGCCCATCAGATTGCCCGTCAGGCAGCTCCAAGCTCGCAGGTCCAGAGAGAGACGCCTGGGAACATAA